Genomic DNA from Bartonella alsatica:
AGCGCTTTTGTTTTGAGAAAGAAGGATATGCCAGAAATTATCTGATGATTTCTGATAAATAGAGAGATCACAAACCTCTCGGATTAATGATCCGTATGAGCTTGTAATAGATCAGAATAAAGCGTTTTTACCAAATGTTAAAATGTGGATAATATTTAAGCCTTACAAAATTCGGAAGGCGTTTCTTTTTTATGTCTTTGCACATTCTATTTCTTCACGCAAAAGTTCAAGCTCTAACCATTCTTCTTCCTTTTTCCTGCAAATATCTTTCTTCTCTTCTAGTGCTGTTGATAAACGCTCGAAGCGATTTTTATCATTACAATATAGTGCTGGATCAGAGAGCTCTTGTTCAATTTTTTTTATTTCATCCTGCAAAGCAGTGATTTGTTCAGGCAATTTTTCCAGCGCATAAACCTGCTTATAAGACAGTTTGAGCGGTTTTGTTTTTTCCCGCTCCATAAAGCGATAATTTGTTGATGAGAGAGATTTTTCATGCTCGCCCGTACGAAGATTTGACAACACTTTACGCTGTGATAATTCTTTATCTTTATGCTGATACAATGCTGCTTGTTTGTTTTGAGATATCATATCACTATAACCGCCAGCATATAAAATCCAATGACCATTGCCTTGAGGTACCAACATATGGGTTACAGTGCGATCTAAAAAGTCTCTATCATGGCTGACCAATAACACTGTTCCAGCAAAATCCGCGATAAACTCTTGCAACAAATCCAATGTTTCCATATCTAAATCATTAGTTGGTTCATCAAGAATCAAAAAGTTTGCCGGTCGAGAAAGCAGTCGAGCAAGCATGAGACGAGCTCTTTCACCACCTGAAAATTCTTTGAGTGGTGTATGTGCTTGTTCGGGTAAAAATAAAAAGTCTTTCATATAAGAAATCACATGGCGCTCTTTCCCATTGATCAAGAGAGTATCTCCTCTACCATCTGTTAGATAGTGCGCTAACGTTTCTTCTTCATTTAAAATACGCTGTTGATCCAAAAACGCTACGGAAAGGTTATATCCATGCCTTACTGTTCCACTGTCAACTTTTTCCTGCCCAATCAGCATGGAAAGTAATGTTGTCTTTCCAATACCATTGGAACCAACCAAGCCGATTCGATCACCACGCTGAATGCGTAAAGAGAAATCTTTTACAATAACGCGATCACCATAAGATTTAGAAATTTGCTCCGCTTCAAGCACTAATTGACCAGAACGAGAACTTTTAGTAGCTGCCAAAAGTGCACTTCCCGGTTGCCCTTTATAGGTTTGATGAAGCTGTCTTAGCTCTTTTAACGCTCCCAAACGACGCACATTACGTTTACGTCGTGCTGTCACCCCATAGCGCAACCATTGTTCTTCACGCACAATCTGTCGCCCCAATTTATGCTGCTCCAAAGCTTCTTCCTCAAGTGCTTTATCACGCCAATTTTCAAACTCCGAAAAACGTTTTTCCAGCCTTTTTGTCGTCCCTCGATCAAGCCATACCGTTGAACGCGTAACACTTTCTAAAAAACGCCGATCATGGGAAATCACCACGATCGCCGAACGCAAAGAACACAAAGTTTTTTCCAACCACTCAATGGTTGGTAAATCAAGATGATTTGTTGGTTCATCTAAGAGAAGGATATCTGGTTTCGCCGCAATAGCCCGTAACAACGAAACACGTCGCTTTTCACCACCAGAAAGCATTGTTAACTTTTCAGTTCCTGAAAAACCAAGATTTGTGCAAAGCGTATTTATCCACTGCACATCAGGAGCATCACTCAACCCCGCTTCTACAAAGGCATGAATATCTTTAAATCCTGCACAATCAGGGTTTTGTGAAACATAACGCATAGTAACCCGAGGATGGCGAAAAATTTCTCCACCACTCGGTTCAAAAATTCCTGCAGCAATTTTTAACAGCGTTGATTTTCCACAACCATTACGACCTACCAATGCGATACGTGCTCCTTGCTCAACTGATAAACAAGCTTGGTTGAGCAAAGGAGTTGTACCAAAAGTTAGAAAAATGCGGTCAAGCCGCAACAGAGGCACTGCCATTAACGAACGCGTTAAGAACAAGGTGCCTGATACATCATACCTCTTGCATCACGATAAGTACACAATTGTGGCGTTTGCATTCTTTGCGCACAAGGTGCTTGGTAAATCCTACCTTTACGCCCACGATACGTACACAGTGTTGACTGCTGAGCAACAACTTGCTTCTGCTGTTTTTTCTGATTTACAGCAGCACCTGTTATTGTCCCGGCAAGAGCACCAACTGCTGCACCGGTTAAGGCTGCTCCAGGAGTACTTCCAGCAATTGCTGTTCCAGCTAAAGCACCTATTGCTGCTCCTCCCACACCGTAACGTGCAACTCTTTGATCACTAACAGAACACGCCACCGTACTTAAACCAATGGCTGAAACGGCTGCCACTTTCAAAATTGATTTTAACATATCAAAACCTCTCCTTATCGAGTTCAATACAATATATTATGCCGGCACTTAATCACTATGTCCCCCTCTGCCTTATTCAAATACACTGGAAGAGCTTTATGGAATAGGTACAGACGCCAACAATATAGCTTTTCCAGAACCTAAATGGCAAGAAAAGGTTCCACAAATACGATTAGAAAGTGTCAAAGAAGACCCAAAAGGCACATTTCTACCATAAAGAGGCCACCTTACCCCTGCGAGAGTTAACCCTTTTAAATCAGAAAAACCGATAATACTAAATAAACATCCATCAGGTAAATCATATGAAAAAGATTTTGGCAAAACCGGCCATCCTTCTTCAAAACCACTCGTCAATAAGACTGAAATACCCTTTTCAGCCATCATTAATGCTTGTGTTATATGAGAAAAATTATGATCACTCCTTTCACCTCCAAAAGCACCACACAAAATAAGCTGTGTAGCGCCTTTTTGCAGAGCTCTCTCACATGCCAGAACACTATCAGTTTTATCTTTATCAGAAGGAAAAACCTCACGCGGAACATCAGTATACTTATTTATTAAAGTCTGATCAGATGAATCAAAATCTCCCAACCACAACTCAGGAATCACATTTAGTGCTGCCGCATGACGCATCCCACCATCGGCAGCAATTACGCGACTATTATGAATTTGATTTAGCAAACGATCAGTGATACAAACATCTCCATTTAACAATATTGTAAATGTTGTCATGCCATACTCTGCTTTTTGTAATGTTTCTCTTTAAAGCATCTTTTTATAAAATAGCCATTTTTATAGATCATATCCGTGATATAGGCAAAAGAATCCTTTCCAAAAAGCTCTTTTATTGTAAATAAAAAAACACATACAAAATACAAATGAAATTCGCCCAAATACAATCAGAAAACAAAGAGCACAATGGTCAAAAGCATCAAATCTTTCAACACATATTTCCTTTTCGCTCCAGAATGTATAGAGCAACTCTCATAAGCTTAATGCTTCTCCTTGCTGCGTGTCATACGCGTCTTTCCCAAAACAATACGTCTTTTTCTCTAAATTCTTCTGAAACAATTAAACATACCAGCAAAGATAATATCTATGTCACATTAAGCACTATACAACACCTCCGCATTTTACAAATCTACGGCGGAGCATATCATGATGCAAAACTTGAACGTATGTTAGCAAAGATTATTCGTAGACTTGTTAGTGCATCACAACATTCTCACCAAAGCTATTCTGTTACGATCTTAAACTCAGAAAACATCAATGCATTTGCCCAACCTAATGGCTCTATTTACATTACCCGTGGCATGCTCGCATTGGCGAACGATTCTTCAGAAGTCGCAGCAATTTTAGCCCACGAAATAGCCCATATTAATGCCAATCATGGTATTTTACGCTTAAAAAAAGAAGCTGAATTAAAGATAACAAATTATATGTCATCACACCTTCTCACGCACACCAGCAGTAAACTTTATAACTCCATAGAAGGCAAGCAACAACTTGCACAATTTTCGCGCAATCAAGAACTGGAAGCCGATTCCATTGCACTGGAAATGCTTAAACAAGCAGGATATGATCCATTTGCTTCCCCGCGCTTTCTCCAATCAATGGAAGCCTATAGTGTTTTTCGTAATATCTCAGACACGACAAACGCCCCTTTAGATTTTCTAGCAAGCCATCCGACCACTCCGCAACGAATTCGCCTGGCAAGAGAAAAAGCACATAAAATTAGTATAACGAATACAGGAAATACAGATCGTAATTCTTTTCTCAAAAGCATTGATGGCATGATTTTTGGGGGAAGTTTTCATACAGGCTTTGTGCGAGATAATCAATTTATCCACCCACAATTACGCATAGCTTTCTCCGTTCCCAATAATTTCACAATAGAAAATTCAATGAATACTGTTTGGGCTAGCGGACCAGAAAAAATTGCCCTTCGTTTTGATGCATTACCCCATCCTGCTCAAATGTCTGCAAGTGATTATTTAAAAAGTGGCTGGATTATAGGACTAAATGAATCATCTGTCCGTCCAATCACAATCCAAGGGCTGTCTGGTGCACACGCCCGCGCAGCTAATGAACAATGGCAATTTGATGTAGTTGTCATTCTGTCCAACAAACATGTTTTTCGTTTTCTTACCGCTGCTCCGCATAATTCTCAAAATTTTGAAGCTGTTGCTAAGCAAACAGTACAAAGTTTTCGTTTCCTTTCATCATCACAGTTAAAAAAACTGAAACCCTTAAGAATTCGTATTTTGCGCGTTAAACAGGGGGAAAATGTGGCAAGCCTTTCAAACAAAATGCAAAACACAGCACATAAAGAAGAACTTTTTCGCATTCTTAATGCACTCTCTCCGACCCAAATTTTACATATCGGAACAAACGTTAAAATTGTAGCAGAATAGAACTAGCTTTCTTTCATCATTTCCTGCACTTTTGTTTTCTTTCTATCTTTCTTATTGTCCTTTGCACTCTAAAAACATTTTCCGCACAAATCCGATTATAGTTTGATTAGATTCTATACTAAATGAGAAAAGATTTGATCAGGTAAGAATAATAGATAACACATTGTTTTTATTGAATCTCTTACCATAAAATACGTTATTTCTCAAATTGAATTTCAACACCTAAAAATCGAAAAAGCGCGGAAAATTCCAAACTGATGGCTGCAAAATACACAGAAAACCTTGAGAAGTCTTTGAGACCCTTAAAAAAAAACAAATAAGTACAAAAGCTTGTATCAAATTATATAAAACCCGATGACAAGCTAAACCGATTAACCTTTGAAAGTAGCCATAGCACTTACATGCCTCCATTTTCCATACCAACGCCCAATTTTCTTTTCAAGAATCCTTCAACATTTATATCTCATAAGCATCTGCTGAATGAACCGTAAGTAAAGCAGAACGCAGCTTTTGCAAAGCACGTGCTTCAATTTGGCGCACCCGCTCTTTCGAGATTCCCAACTTTTCACCCAAAACTTCCAAAGTTGCTCCCTCTTCATTCAAGCGACGAAAACGAATAATCTCAAGCTCCCGTTCATTGAGAATTTGCAACGCCTCATAAAGCCACTGTGTACGCCGTTGACCATCAATCACTTGCTCAATCAATGCATCAGGCAAAGGGTTATCATCCACAAGAACATCCATTTTGGCAATGGGATTATCACTGTTCTCAGAAACAGAAACACTCAAAGAATTATCAGAACTAGAAAAACGAAAATCCATCGTTTCAACATCACGCACTGAAACGCCGAGCTTTTCAGCGATTGTGCGAAAGACATCTTGTTTTGAAAGAGCACTATCATCTTGCACTAATTTCGCGCGCAAACGCCGAAGATTAAAGAAAAGCGCTTTTTGCGAAGAACTGGTTCCTCCTCGAACGATAGACCAATTGCGTAAAATATAATCTTGAATAGAGGCGCGTATCCACCAAGTTGCATAAGTAGAAAAACGTACTTCTCTATCAGGTTCGAAACGTGCAGCTGCTTCCAACAATCCGACATAACCTTCTTGTACCAGATCTCCCAACGGCATTTTAAAACGTTTAAAACGATTAGCAATCGCAATCACTAAACGCATATGAGCCGCTGCGATTTGATGCATAGCATCATCATCGCGTTTATCTTTCCACCGCAGAGCCAAATCATGCTCTTTTTGTCGTTCAAGATAAGGTGCTTGCATAGCAGAACGCATCATATCACGCCCCAAGCTTTTATCTGCGTCGCTATAGTTTTTGCTGCTTTTGTAAACAGCATTTGAAAGATTACCCATAATAACCCCTTGCGATTAAAATTATCAAAATTGATTTGGTAATGACATCACTGTTCTTCTCAAAAAGAACGCAAAAGTTGTTTATTTACATAGCCACTACTTTAACGTGTATTTTTATAATCGCAATTGTTTTTTTGTCGTAACCGCAAAACTTATTGTCATAAGATAGAATTTTACTTACAAAACGGCAGTCAATACGCCTATTACAGGCAAGAAAATACGAGAAAGCTTTTCTCATATTCTGGTAACAGAACAGAAAAAATAAAAAGACCAGACAAAATACATGCTGTTTTGTTTAATTATCGACTTACTTACTCTTTTAAATGAAAAGTTTATTTTATGCTTTCAGCTTTACAATACAACCAATACGTGCAATGACCCTACATGAAGCATCTAAGATATATGAAAAAAGAAATACCCACAGTTAAAGGAACAAAAAGAAGCGTCAAAAAGTCATAAGAATGATTGAAGCAAACGTAACAAACGTGTTAAAGGAGCAACATAATGATGGTATTGTCAAGAATAAGCTTTTTACCAGTCTGGTACTGAGAAAGAAAATAATCATGGATAGCGAGATTGTTCTACAGAATAATATTCTTCAGGATGATGTTCTTATTGAAAAACACGAAAGAGGCAAATTTGAAGGTTTTCGTTTTTATGCCAACAAGAACAATATCGATCAAACAGCTGGCACGCAAAACTTAATAGAGAATGAAAATTTGATTCTTGCATTTTCCAAACGAGCAGCGCGTTTTTGTGCTTGTGCCAATAAAGATTTTACACTCAGTTCTGATGGAATTGTGCGCTGGATCGGTCAACCCGTGGGACAACTTGTTGCAACTG
This window encodes:
- a CDS encoding ABC-F family ATP-binding cassette domain-containing protein — protein: MAVPLLRLDRIFLTFGTTPLLNQACLSVEQGARIALVGRNGCGKSTLLKIAAGIFEPSGGEIFRHPRVTMRYVSQNPDCAGFKDIHAFVEAGLSDAPDVQWINTLCTNLGFSGTEKLTMLSGGEKRRVSLLRAIAAKPDILLLDEPTNHLDLPTIEWLEKTLCSLRSAIVVISHDRRFLESVTRSTVWLDRGTTKRLEKRFSEFENWRDKALEEEALEQHKLGRQIVREEQWLRYGVTARRKRNVRRLGALKELRQLHQTYKGQPGSALLAATKSSRSGQLVLEAEQISKSYGDRVIVKDFSLRIQRGDRIGLVGSNGIGKTTLLSMLIGQEKVDSGTVRHGYNLSVAFLDQQRILNEEETLAHYLTDGRGDTLLINGKERHVISYMKDFLFLPEQAHTPLKEFSGGERARLMLARLLSRPANFLILDEPTNDLDMETLDLLQEFIADFAGTVLLVSHDRDFLDRTVTHMLVPQGNGHWILYAGGYSDMISQNKQAALYQHKDKELSQRKVLSNLRTGEHEKSLSSTNYRFMEREKTKPLKLSYKQVYALEKLPEQITALQDEIKKIEQELSDPALYCNDKNRFERLSTALEEKKDICRKKEEEWLELELLREEIECAKT
- a CDS encoding RNA polymerase factor sigma-32, which translates into the protein MGNLSNAVYKSSKNYSDADKSLGRDMMRSAMQAPYLERQKEHDLALRWKDKRDDDAMHQIAAAHMRLVIAIANRFKRFKMPLGDLVQEGYVGLLEAAARFEPDREVRFSTYATWWIRASIQDYILRNWSIVRGGTSSSQKALFFNLRRLRAKLVQDDSALSKQDVFRTIAEKLGVSVRDVETMDFRFSSSDNSLSVSVSENSDNPIAKMDVLVDDNPLPDALIEQVIDGQRRTQWLYEALQILNERELEIIRFRRLNEEGATLEVLGEKLGISKERVRQIEARALQKLRSALLTVHSADAYEI
- a CDS encoding thiamine diphosphokinase; the encoded protein is MTTFTILLNGDVCITDRLLNQIHNSRVIAADGGMRHAAALNVIPELWLGDFDSSDQTLINKYTDVPREVFPSDKDKTDSVLACERALQKGATQLILCGAFGGERSDHNFSHITQALMMAEKGISVLLTSGFEEGWPVLPKSFSYDLPDGCLFSIIGFSDLKGLTLAGVRWPLYGRNVPFGSSLTLSNRICGTFSCHLGSGKAILLASVPIP
- a CDS encoding M48 family metalloprotease; its protein translation is MKFAQIQSENKEHNGQKHQIFQHIFPFRSRMYRATLISLMLLLAACHTRLSQNNTSFSLNSSETIKHTSKDNIYVTLSTIQHLRILQIYGGAYHDAKLERMLAKIIRRLVSASQHSHQSYSVTILNSENINAFAQPNGSIYITRGMLALANDSSEVAAILAHEIAHINANHGILRLKKEAELKITNYMSSHLLTHTSSKLYNSIEGKQQLAQFSRNQELEADSIALEMLKQAGYDPFASPRFLQSMEAYSVFRNISDTTNAPLDFLASHPTTPQRIRLAREKAHKISITNTGNTDRNSFLKSIDGMIFGGSFHTGFVRDNQFIHPQLRIAFSVPNNFTIENSMNTVWASGPEKIALRFDALPHPAQMSASDYLKSGWIIGLNESSVRPITIQGLSGAHARAANEQWQFDVVVILSNKHVFRFLTAAPHNSQNFEAVAKQTVQSFRFLSSSQLKKLKPLRIRILRVKQGENVASLSNKMQNTAHKEELFRILNALSPTQILHIGTNVKIVAE
- a CDS encoding glycine zipper domain-containing protein codes for the protein MLKSILKVAAVSAIGLSTVACSVSDQRVARYGVGGAAIGALAGTAIAGSTPGAALTGAAVGALAGTITGAAVNQKKQQKQVVAQQSTLCTYRGRKGRIYQAPCAQRMQTPQLCTYRDARGMMYQAPCS